The following proteins come from a genomic window of Andrena cerasifolii isolate SP2316 chromosome 6, iyAndCera1_principal, whole genome shotgun sequence:
- the Mrpl49 gene encoding mitochondrial ribosomal protein L49, which translates to MAALRLLARTKLSAIILRPLERPAIIDKAAPIVLQVHKRWGTYKSSPIYKDPSHYTDYEVTRDPKEWEYVERLLKPKTVPVPPLENKKLPSGWKPPVAKQADHPYYVQRTKNYMIPVYMGVTFRGTRRITTVRKIHGNIWALESELRTYLEKQTNKVIGVRVNELIGEIQFRGDHVSLVKKWLDEKGF; encoded by the exons ATGGCCGCCCTTCGGCTACTAGCCCGCACCAAACTTTCCGCGATTATCCTTAGGCCCCTCGAGCGGCCCGCAATCATAGACAAAGCTGCCCCGATCGTCCTTCAG GTTCATAAGAGATGGGGGACTTACAAATCTTCCCCGATCTACAAAGATCCTTCGCATTACACGGACTATGAGGTAACGAGGGATCCCAAGGAATGGGAGTACGTAGAGCGCTTGCTTAAACCTAAGACTGTGCCCGTACCTCCTCTTGAAAACAAGAAATTACCATCGGGATGGAAACCACCTGTCG CAAAGCAGGCAGATCATCCATACTATGTACAGCGCACAAAAAATTACATGATACCCGTCTATATGGGCGTTACATTTCGAGGAACACGAAGGATAACAACTGTCCGTAAGATTCACGGTAACATCTGGGCATTAGAATCTGAATTGAGAACGTACTTAGAGAAACAGACGAACAAAGTAATCGGCGTTCGTGTGAACGAACTCATAGGTGAAATTCAATTCAG